The nucleotide sequence CACAGTTGATGCAGCCCGGACACGCGCCCGCGGCGCCACTCCCGGTAGATGCTCGGGCGGTCGCAGTGCTGCCGCAGCAGTTCGATCTGCACCGGGCCCGCCTGCGCCACCGCGATCTGGAGTGTCATGGTCGCGGACGCGCCGCGGTAGACGGCGTGTTGGTCGACCACCGGCATGACATGGAACGGCCCGACCCCGAAGACCCGGGACCAGTGCTCCGCCGCGCCGACCAGGTCGTCGACCAGGAAGCCGAGCTGGAAGAACCGGAACTCTCCCTCCGGCCAGTCCTGTTGGAAGAGCGCGTGGGCGGGGCGCGGGGTCATGAGGCCACCTCCGGGCGCGTGATCGGGCGAACGAGGACGTCCTGCGCCACGGTCGCGACGAGTTGCCCCGCCTCGTCGTGGATGACGCCGCGTGCGAGGCCGCGGTCGCCGCTGATCGCGAGGGCCTCCTGCGTGTGCACGTGCCAGCGGTCGAAGCGGACCGGGCGGTGCAGCCACACGGCGTGGTCCAGGCTGAAGCCGCCGAGGTTGCCCACGGCGGCGACGTCGGGATGCGCGCGGAATACGATGTCCATCAGGAAGAAATCGCTCGCGTACGCCAACAGCGCCGTGTGCAGCGCCGGATCGTCGCCGACGTCGTACGGCAGGCGCATCCAGTGCGACCGCGTGCCCGGCGCCGGGGAGCCGCCGAGGAACGTCGGCGCCTCGGCCATGCGGATCTCGACGGCGGGCGGGCTCGCGACCCACGAGCCGGCGCGTTCGCGACGGGCGGCGGGCAGGCGCCCCACCCAGTCCTGGATCAGCGGCAGTTCCTCGGGGGACCGCCCGGTGACGCCCGGCTCGTCGCCCAGCGAGGGCGCACGCGGCGGCGCCCCGGCGGTGTTGGCGCGGAAACTCGCGATCGCGTCGAGCAGCGTCCGTCCGCCCTGGGACACGGTCACGTGCCGGGTGGCGAACGACCGGCCGTCGCGCACCCGGTCGACGACGAGGTCCACCGGGCGCTCGGGGGCTCCCGCCTCGACGAACGCGGCGTGCAGCGAACACGCGAAGCCGTCGTCCACGGTCGCGCTCGCCGCGGTCAGCGCCTGCGCGACGAGTTGGCCGCCGAAGATCCGCCCGGGGAACTGCGCGGCCGTGGGCGTCACCCGGAACCGGTCGGCACCGACGCGCTCCGGTCGCAGGGCCCGGAGGAGCCCGTCGAGCGAGCCGCGTATCGCCGGAGCGAAGGCATGGGCAGCGGGTGGCGTCATGAGGACAACTATGCACCACACAGCCAACTTGGATCAAAAATCAGAAATAGCCGAGCGGGAGGGCGTCACGAACACCGGTAATGTCACGAACGGCGCGAAGGCCACGAACACCCCGGCCGTACCGACGCGTTGTCGGCGGCGACAGAAGACCTTGTCGCCCGGACCATGGCGCCCGACGGGACCGTGTGGTGAGGATCGTCACGTTGGCCCAAACCCGCGTGCACGAAAGCGAACCGACGTGAGCCACATGCCCATTGCCCTGACGGACGCGGTCCGAGCGAGCCGGCGGCGCCAGGCGGGGGCCGGCCGCCGCCGACGCGGCGTCCGCCGCCCGCCCGGCCCGCCGTACAGCCCCCGGACGCGCCGCCCGCGCCAAGGCGCCCACCGGAGCCGCGGGCTCGGCGGCGGAGCCGCGGCGGACGCGGTGGGAACGACGCGGTGACGCTCCCGAGCGGCCCGCGCCCGCCCCGCCTCATCGAACTCCCCGACACGCGGTCGCTGGAGCTGCTGAACGACACCTCCCACGGCCACATCGTCGTCACGCACTGCGGTTTCCCCGTCGTCCGGCCCGCCGGGCACGTTCTCGAGGGCGACAGCCTGGTGATCCGCGCCGCGCTCGCCCCCGACCTGCTCACCACGATCGCCGACGAGCCGTCGGCCGTGGCGTACCACGTCCACGAGATCGACCCGGGCAGCGGCAGCGGCTGGGAGGTGACCGTGCCGGGTTTCGCGGAGCCCGTGCCGCCGCACGCCGCCGCCCGCTACCGCGACAGCCTGCCCGGATGGACCCACGGCGGCCACGACACCGTGCTGCGCCTCGCCCCACTGGGCTACCACGGCTTCCGCCTGGGCCACCCGCTGACCCTGGTACCCGAGGCACGTTTCGGCCACGTGCCCTAGCCGGCCCGGGATGCCGTCGGCGTCGGTGCGCTCGGCCGTCATACTCGCCCCGTGCCATCCGTCAGACGGGCACGGGCGACAACGCCCGCCGAACGAAAGGCATCCCGACCATGTCCTCCACCACCGACCGCGACCGCGTCTCCCGGCTTCCCAACCCCGCCATCCTGGTGCCCGAACTGGGCGAGGTGGGCGCGGCGTTGGCCAAGGCCACCGGCAACGGAAGCGTTCCGGCGCGCACCATCGGCCTCGTCCAGCTGCGCGTCGGACACCTCGTCGGCAGCGACTACCTGACCATCCTGCACACCGGCAACCTCCGCAAGGCCGGCGACACCGAGGACCGCATCGCCGCCGTGGCGGCCTGGCGCGACGCCACCTGCTTCACCGAACCCGAGCGCGCGGCACTCGCCCTGACCGACGCCGTCTTCACCCCCAACCCCGACGGCGAGCGCGTCTCCGACGACCTCTACGCCCAGGCCTCGGCCCACTACGACGACACGTCCCTCACCACGCTCATCCTGGCGATCGGCCAGGTGGGGTTCTTCCTGCCGCTCGCCCTCATCGGCGACCCCCTGCCGGGAAAGCCCCCGGCCGAGCAGTGGCGTAGGCCGTAGCCAGCCGCCCCGGCCCGGCCGTTCGTGCGGACACGGCCGGGCCGGGCGCGTTCGGGGGCCGGTTGTAGCCTGCTCGGATGACGGCCAGCGACGGCATACGCACGCCCGACGACACGATCGCCGACTTCGTCCGCAACGGCGGCGTCCGCCTGCGGGTGCTCGACTCCGCCCGCGCCGACCCCGCGCGCGGCGGGGGCGTGGCGGGTGACGGCGGCCCGGCCCCGGTGCTCGTGGTGCCCGGGATGGGGGAGTACGCCGACGAGTACGCCTGGTTGGCCGACCGGCTCGGCGACCGCCGCGTCGTCGTGGCCGACGTCCGCGGGCGGGGCGGCAGCGACGTCCCGGAGACCGGGTACACGTGGGAGGACCACATCGGCGACCTGCGGGCCGTCGTGACCTCGCTCGGGCTCGACCGTCCGATCCTCGTGGCGTTCTCGCGCGGCTCGTCGTACGCCCTCGGCTACGCGCTCGACCATCCCGAGGGCGTGCGCGGCCTCGTCGTCGGCGACTACGCCGCACGCCACGTCGGATTGCCCGAGGACCTGGCCGAGCGGCAGTTGGCCGTGAAGGTGCGCGGGGTGCCGGTCGCCCGGCGGATGTCCGAGCACGCGGTGCGCCGGGTGTTCGCGGAAAGCCGCGAAGTGCCGTTGTGGGAGCGCCTGACCGAACTGCGGTGCCCGGTCCTCGCCCTCCGCGGCGGTGCGCGCGGCGCCGTCCTCACCGACGAACTCGCCGAGCGGTGGCGCACCTCGCTGCCCTCGGTCGCCCTGGCCACCCTCCCCGCCGCCGGCCACGACCTGTGGAGCCGCGACCCCGAGGCGTATCTCGCGGTCCTGCTGCCGTTCCTGACACGCTGCGACACACACTGACGGGCGACGGCGGCCGGCCGCGGGCGGTGCGACGAGACCTCCCCGGGGCGGAGCCCGCCGGACGCCACGGGCGCACCACCACCGACGGCTCGCGGCGACCGTTGTCCCGCGGGATCGCGCCGGCCGCGCGGTCAGTCGGACGCGGGCCGGTCGTTCTCCGTGGCGCTGATGCCGCGGAGGACGACGGTCACCCAGTCGCGGATCCCTGGAGACCGCGGTCAGCCGCTCGACGATCCCCGAACGCGCCCGGGCCGTCCGGACTTTCGCGACCCCGGGACGCTTCTGACGGTCCGAGCCGGTGCCGCGCGGTCACCGGACGAGGCCCGCCCGGCCGCGGAAGGGGAGCGCGATGAGCAGGGCCATCGCGACCAGGAGCGCGCTGGACACCAGGGGGCCGAGGTCGCCGGCCCGGGTGTCGAGCGTGGTCGCGGCGATGAGCGGTCCCGCGGTGGCGCCGATGTTGAGTGCGGAGGTCGCGTACGAGCCGGCCATCGTGGGCGCCCCGGGTGCCGCGTACAGGACCCGGGCGATGAGCGTGCCGCCCAGCGCGAACGACAGCGCCCCCTGCGCGAACACCAACACCAGGAGAGCGCCCGGGTGTTCCGCCACAACGGCCAGGGCGAGCCAGCCGATCAGCAGCAGCGGGCCGCCGCCCGCGACGACGAGGCCGGGACGCCGGTCGGACAACCGGCCCGCGACCGTGACGCCGACGAAGGATCCGGTGCCGAACAGCACCAGCGCCACCGAGATCCACAGATCGCCGAGCCCCGCCGTCTCCGTGACCACCGGGGCGAGGAACGTGAAGCTGGCGAAGGTCGCCGCGTTCACCGTCGCGCCGAGCAGCATGACGAGGAGCAGCCCCGGGTTCCCGAGCTGTGCCAGCTCCGACCGCAGCGCGGGCGCGCCCGGCCGGTCGTCGCGTACGGGGCGCCGGGGGATTCCGGCGAGGATGCCGACGGCCGCGGGCACGCACAGCGCGGCGACGGCCCAGAAAGTGGCGCGCCAGCCGAGCAGCGCGCCCAGCACCGAACCCCCCGGCACACCGGCGATCGTGGCCACCGTGGTGCCCGACAGCAGGACGGCGAGCGCGCGGCCCTTCTTGTCGGGCGGAACCAGGGCCGTGGCCGTCGTCAGGGCCAGCGCGAGGAACCCCGCGTTCGCGAGCGCGGCAACGATGCGGGTCGCCACGAGGACCGCGAAGTTCGCGGTGACGGCGCCCACGACGTGGGCCGCCGCGAACAGCACGACGAACCCGACCAAACCGGCCCGGCCCGGTCGGTTGCGGGACAGCGCGGCCACGAGCGGCGCACCGACGACCATGCCGACCGCGAACGCCGAGGTGAGCAGGCCGGCCGTCCCGACGCTCACGCCGAGATCCGAGGCGATGTCCGGGATGAGGCCGGCGAGCATGAATTCCGAGGTGCCCATGGCGAAGACCGCCAGGGCGAGCAGGTAGAGGGGCAGAGGCATCGAAGGGCTCCGAGGCGATGAGAAAGCGTGGGAAGAGACGCGTCTCGTCACCGCGGTCAGCACCCGTGGGCGCGCTCGCCCGGCCGCACACGCGGCGGGGCGACGGAGCGCGGAAACTCAGATGTTCAGGGGGCTGACGGCGTGACCGAAAGCCCCCACCGTGGATGCCTCGGGGCTCGACATGGCCCGCACAGTACCTGATGCGTGCCCGGCCCGGGACAGGGGTTTCGGGCGTGGGCCCCTTGCCCTCAAGCGTCGGCGCACCGGGCATCTTGCGGGTGAACCGGTCGACGGCGTGCCCCGGCCCGCCCCGGCGTCGCCTGAGACTCCCGGTACCGCATCTCCTCCGTGCGCGGCTGCGCCCGACTTGCCGTGAGCGCGGCCCTGGTTGCCTCGGGCGATTTGCGCTTTATATCCACTTAAATTGAGCAATCGTGTGATTTCCTCATTTGATGTGGTTATGGAGTGTTCTCTGTCCAAGGGAAGGAAAGCCGCATGATCCGTAAGCTGGCCGCGGAGCTGTTGGGGACAGGACTACTCGTCTACGTCGCCGTCGGTGTGGCGACACTGTCGTTCGGATTCGGTACCGCGGGGCAGAGCTTCGCGGCCGGCGTGGTCGCCACCGCGCTGGCGTTCGGCCTGGTGCTGCTGGCCCTCGCGTACGTCCTCGGACCGATCTCCGGCTGTCACGTCAACCCCGCCGTGACCCTGGGTTCGCTCTTGTCCGGCGGTATTTCGGTGATCGAGGCCGTCGGCTACTGGATCGCCCAGTTCGCCGGGGGCATTCTCGGCGCACTGCTCCTGTGGGCGACCTTCTCCGACTCGCCGTTCTACAGCCGGAGCACCACCGGCCTCGGCGCCGACGGCTGGGGCAAGGCCAGCCCGATCGAGATCGGCTGGGGCGGCGCGTTCCTGATCGAGATGGTGCTGACCGCGGTGTTCGTGTTCGTCGTCCTCAGCGTCACCGGCAAGACCGCGAACGCGACGGTCGCGGGGCTGACCATCGGGTTCGCGCTGGGCGTCGTCCACCTCCTGGGGATCCCGGTCACCGGGACCTCGGTGAACCCGGCCCGTTCCCTCGGGCCCGCCCTCATCGTCGGCGGGGAGGCACTGAAACAGGTCTGGCTCTTCATCGTCGCGCCGTTGGTGGGCGGCATCCTGGCCGCCGGCCTGCACTGGCTGCTCAACACGAAGCCCGTCGCCGCCCCGCCGCACGAGACCTCGGCCGCCGGCGCCACCTGACCGGCTCTCTCCCGCACGACCCGCCGCGGCTGACCTCACCCCCGAGGTCAGCCGCGGTTTTCCCATGCCTTGGCGAGCAGTTCGTACGACCGCACCCGGTCCTCGTGGCGGTGTGTGATCGTGGTGATCGCCAATTCGTCGGCGCCCGTCGCGTCGCGCAGCAGTGCCAGCCCGGCGACCACGGTCTCCGGCGAACCGACGATCTGCGTCGCGACGCGGTCGCGTACGAGCTCGCGGTCCTCCTCGCTCCACGCGTACGCCAGCGCCTCGTCGGCCGGCGGGAACGGAATCGCGGACTGGTTGCGGCGTATGCTCCGCACCCACAGGCCGTAGCCCGCGGCGAGATCACGGGCGGTCGCGTCGTCGTCGGCGACGACCACATCCGCCGACACCGACACATACGGTGCCGCCAGCTCCGCCGAGGGGCGGAACGCCGCGCGGTACGCCTCCACCGAGTCGATCACCGTACTGGGGCTGTGGTGGTACGACGCCGCGAACCGCAGCCCGCGCGCCCCCGCGACCCGCGCGCTCTGCCCGCCGGACGCCCCCAGCACCCACAACTCGACGTCGGCCCCCTCACCGGGGTGGGCGCGCACGCTCACCCCCTCGTCGCTCCGGTACGTCCCGGCGAGCAGGTCGATCACCTGCCCGATCTGCTCGTCGTAGTCCGGCGTCCAGGCGCCCGGCTGCTGGAGCACGCCGAGCAGCGCCCCGAAACGGGGTGACCCCAGCAGCGGCGACAGGTCGAACTGCCGCGGCAGCAGAAGGCCGTTCGGGGTGTGCTGGTCGGTGTCGTGGGCGACCTTCCCGCGCGTCTCGCGGAACCGGTCCGCGGCGGTCGACGGCCCACGCCCCTCGGTCGGGGCCGGACGGCCGAACGAACGGCCGATACCCAGGTCGAGGCGCCCCGGGAACGCCGCGTCGAGCAGCCCGAACTCCTCGACCGCGGACAGCGGCGTGCGATGCCCGAACTGCACCCCCGCCGACCCCAGCCGGATGCGTTGGGTGGCCTGCCCCGCCAGCGCGATCGCCAGGGCCGGCGACACGCCGAGGACACCGGGGTTCAGGTGGTGCTCGGCGAACCAATAGCGGGCGTACCCGAACTCCTCGGTGCGCCGCGCCAGATCGACCGCGTGGGCGACGGCGTCGCGGTGGGTCTCGCCCTGACTCAGCGGAATCAGGTCGAGGACGGCGAGGGGGGTGGGGCTCATCGTGCTCTCCTCGGGACTGCGAAAAAGGCCGGGCCGCCGGGGCCGGCCGTGGGCGGGCGCCTGCGGACGGAACGCGGTCCGGCACCTCGGGGGCGCCGGGTTCGGGCGAGTGCGGGGGACAGCGGGATCCGGCGTACGCGGTGGCGGCCTCGGCGATGCGGATCACCGCACCGGGGTGGTCGCGCGGCGGCGCGGCCACGTGCGGTCGGGACGATCACCGTGCCGGAGGCGAGATTGCCGACGGCACGACACCGCGACAGCGGACGGCGGCCGTGCCACCACGCGGGATGCCGACCGCCGTGCGTCGCGTTTGCCGTCGGCAACAGCCGTGGCGGGAATGGTTGTCGGGCTGTGCGCGTGTGTCGGGCCCGTCGAAGGAGCCGAGCGGGCCACACGAGGCGAGGGGGCCGGTGGGGTGCCGGGGCTGGCATGAACCGCACGCGCACACGAACCCGCCGACGGCATCGGGTGCCGCGATGCGCCGCCCCCTTCGGCCGCGCGGGCCGTGCGGGGCGGTTCAGCTACACAGCGAACTCGCCGACCGGCGCAGATCGATGGGAAGGCACCGGGTGAGCGGCGTGACAGACGGCAGGCCACCGGTCCGCATCCGCACTCCCTCCGCCGAAGCGCCCGCGAAACCGGGCCCTTCCGGGGAAGTTAACGCAGGCCGCCCACGCTTGTCCATGAAACCTGACGCACCGTTAACATGCCTGGCATGTCCCGGCAATGCCACCGGACAACCGGGCACCCAGTACCGGGCGCCAAGCGGTGGTCACGCGGACAATCGCACCTGCTCCGGCACCGCCCAAGCCACCGGGCCGGGCCCCGGACACCCGTCGGCGATCACGCCGACAGCCGTCCCCGTGCCGCCCCGAGACCGCCGCCGCACGCCGTCCGTGGTCGGGCGCCACCCGGACAACCGCAATCCTCCACGCCACCGCCTCCCGCCCGGCCCCGCGTCAGAACCTCCACCGCGTCGCGGCCACAATCTCCTCCGCCGTCGCCCCCGGGAAACGCGCGCCTTCGGCCCGGCGCACCGCCGTGATCGCGCCGTGGAGTTCCGGACCCATCGCCGCCGCCAGCACACCGCAGCGTTCGAACGCGTCCGCCGCGTCCTCCAACGACGCGGGCAGGCGCTCGGCGCCCGTGCCCTCCGGATTGCCGTGGGTCTCCGGGGGAAGC is from Yinghuangia sp. ASG 101 and encodes:
- a CDS encoding VOC family protein, which gives rise to MTPRPAHALFQQDWPEGEFRFFQLGFLVDDLVGAAEHWSRVFGVGPFHVMPVVDQHAVYRGASATMTLQIAVAQAGPVQIELLRQHCDRPSIYREWRRGRVSGLHQLCTVTPDYDGKKAHYLDLGYELACESLGGSFRVAYFDTSADFGFYTEVVERTPKFLTQLTNVARTCETWDGTDPVRILTRDGYRTPEARPAE
- a CDS encoding acyl-CoA thioesterase, translating into MTPPAAHAFAPAIRGSLDGLLRALRPERVGADRFRVTPTAAQFPGRIFGGQLVAQALTAASATVDDGFACSLHAAFVEAGAPERPVDLVVDRVRDGRSFATRHVTVSQGGRTLLDAIASFRANTAGAPPRAPSLGDEPGVTGRSPEELPLIQDWVGRLPAARRERAGSWVASPPAVEIRMAEAPTFLGGSPAPGTRSHWMRLPYDVGDDPALHTALLAYASDFFLMDIVFRAHPDVAAVGNLGGFSLDHAVWLHRPVRFDRWHVHTQEALAISGDRGLARGVIHDEAGQLVATVAQDVLVRPITRPEVAS
- a CDS encoding pyridoxamine 5'-phosphate oxidase family protein, which codes for MTLPSGPRPPRLIELPDTRSLELLNDTSHGHIVVTHCGFPVVRPAGHVLEGDSLVIRAALAPDLLTTIADEPSAVAYHVHEIDPGSGSGWEVTVPGFAEPVPPHAAARYRDSLPGWTHGGHDTVLRLAPLGYHGFRLGHPLTLVPEARFGHVP
- a CDS encoding carboxymuconolactone decarboxylase family protein; protein product: MSSTTDRDRVSRLPNPAILVPELGEVGAALAKATGNGSVPARTIGLVQLRVGHLVGSDYLTILHTGNLRKAGDTEDRIAAVAAWRDATCFTEPERAALALTDAVFTPNPDGERVSDDLYAQASAHYDDTSLTTLILAIGQVGFFLPLALIGDPLPGKPPAEQWRRP
- a CDS encoding alpha/beta fold hydrolase encodes the protein MTASDGIRTPDDTIADFVRNGGVRLRVLDSARADPARGGGVAGDGGPAPVLVVPGMGEYADEYAWLADRLGDRRVVVADVRGRGGSDVPETGYTWEDHIGDLRAVVTSLGLDRPILVAFSRGSSYALGYALDHPEGVRGLVVGDYAARHVGLPEDLAERQLAVKVRGVPVARRMSEHAVRRVFAESREVPLWERLTELRCPVLALRGGARGAVLTDELAERWRTSLPSVALATLPAAGHDLWSRDPEAYLAVLLPFLTRCDTH
- a CDS encoding Cmx/CmrA family chloramphenicol efflux MFS transporter, with amino-acid sequence MPLPLYLLALAVFAMGTSEFMLAGLIPDIASDLGVSVGTAGLLTSAFAVGMVVGAPLVAALSRNRPGRAGLVGFVVLFAAAHVVGAVTANFAVLVATRIVAALANAGFLALALTTATALVPPDKKGRALAVLLSGTTVATIAGVPGGSVLGALLGWRATFWAVAALCVPAAVGILAGIPRRPVRDDRPGAPALRSELAQLGNPGLLLVMLLGATVNAATFASFTFLAPVVTETAGLGDLWISVALVLFGTGSFVGVTVAGRLSDRRPGLVVAGGGPLLLIGWLALAVVAEHPGALLVLVFAQGALSFALGGTLIARVLYAAPGAPTMAGSYATSALNIGATAGPLIAATTLDTRAGDLGPLVSSALLVAMALLIALPFRGRAGLVR
- a CDS encoding aquaporin → MIRKLAAELLGTGLLVYVAVGVATLSFGFGTAGQSFAAGVVATALAFGLVLLALAYVLGPISGCHVNPAVTLGSLLSGGISVIEAVGYWIAQFAGGILGALLLWATFSDSPFYSRSTTGLGADGWGKASPIEIGWGGAFLIEMVLTAVFVFVVLSVTGKTANATVAGLTIGFALGVVHLLGIPVTGTSVNPARSLGPALIVGGEALKQVWLFIVAPLVGGILAAGLHWLLNTKPVAAPPHETSAAGAT
- a CDS encoding LLM class flavin-dependent oxidoreductase, whose product is MSPTPLAVLDLIPLSQGETHRDAVAHAVDLARRTEEFGYARYWFAEHHLNPGVLGVSPALAIALAGQATQRIRLGSAGVQFGHRTPLSAVEEFGLLDAAFPGRLDLGIGRSFGRPAPTEGRGPSTAADRFRETRGKVAHDTDQHTPNGLLLPRQFDLSPLLGSPRFGALLGVLQQPGAWTPDYDEQIGQVIDLLAGTYRSDEGVSVRAHPGEGADVELWVLGASGGQSARVAGARGLRFAASYHHSPSTVIDSVEAYRAAFRPSAELAAPYVSVSADVVVADDDATARDLAAGYGLWVRSIRRNQSAIPFPPADEALAYAWSEEDRELVRDRVATQIVGSPETVVAGLALLRDATGADELAITTITHRHEDRVRSYELLAKAWENRG